From Marivirga harenae, one genomic window encodes:
- the mtaB gene encoding tRNA (N(6)-L-threonylcarbamoyladenosine(37)-C(2))-methylthiotransferase MtaB, giving the protein MNKKVAFYTLGCKLNFSETSSISRMFENRGYEKVDFQANPDIFIINTCSVTENADKKCKKVVKEAKKINPDAFVTIIGCYAQLKPKEISEIKGVDAVLGAAEKFQLIDKLDGFTKKDKPQVLASDIKEAKSFNNAFSINDRTRTFLKVQDGCNYHCAFCTIPLARGKSRSDTIENIVASAKQIASEDVKEIVLTGVNTGDFGIQDGKRKERFVDLVKELDEVEGIERFRISSIEPNLLTNEIIEFVSQSKKFVPHFHVPLQSGSNKILRKMRRRYLRELYEDRVTKIKQLMPNCCIGVDVIVGFPGETEEDFLDSYHFLKDLPVSYLHVFTYSERPNTDADEMGDVVPMKVRNERSKMLRSLSENKKRVFYEENVGREEVVLFENDIHNGLMEGFTDNYVRVVAKYDPILINELKKVRLTGLNSDGLMKVEDVETEVIAH; this is encoded by the coding sequence ATGAACAAAAAAGTTGCATTTTATACACTGGGTTGTAAGCTGAATTTTTCCGAAACATCCTCTATTTCAAGGATGTTTGAGAATAGAGGTTACGAAAAGGTGGATTTTCAGGCAAATCCGGATATCTTCATTATTAATACCTGCTCAGTAACTGAGAATGCTGATAAAAAATGCAAAAAGGTTGTAAAAGAGGCTAAGAAAATCAATCCTGATGCTTTTGTGACAATTATCGGTTGTTATGCACAGCTAAAACCCAAAGAGATTTCTGAAATTAAGGGTGTGGATGCCGTTTTGGGTGCAGCGGAGAAATTTCAGTTAATTGATAAATTGGACGGCTTTACTAAGAAAGATAAGCCACAAGTTTTGGCTTCCGATATTAAAGAAGCTAAAAGTTTCAATAATGCTTTTTCCATAAATGATAGAACCAGAACTTTTTTGAAAGTTCAAGATGGATGCAATTATCATTGTGCATTTTGTACTATTCCATTGGCAAGGGGGAAAAGTAGAAGCGATACCATCGAAAATATTGTTGCAAGCGCAAAGCAAATTGCCAGCGAAGATGTTAAGGAAATTGTATTAACGGGAGTAAATACCGGAGATTTTGGAATACAAGATGGCAAAAGGAAGGAACGATTTGTTGATTTGGTAAAAGAATTAGATGAGGTAGAGGGTATTGAAAGATTTAGGATCTCCAGTATAGAACCCAATTTATTAACGAATGAGATTATAGAATTTGTCAGTCAATCAAAAAAGTTTGTTCCTCATTTTCATGTTCCCCTTCAAAGTGGGAGTAATAAGATCTTGAGAAAAATGAGAAGACGCTATCTGCGGGAACTTTATGAGGATCGAGTAACGAAAATCAAGCAATTAATGCCAAACTGCTGTATCGGTGTAGATGTAATTGTAGGTTTTCCGGGTGAAACGGAGGAGGATTTTTTAGATAGCTACCACTTTCTGAAAGATTTACCAGTTTCTTATTTGCACGTGTTTACCTATTCAGAAAGACCCAATACGGATGCTGATGAAATGGGCGATGTGGTTCCGATGAAAGTAAGAAATGAACGATCCAAAATGTTGAGGAGCTTATCAGAAAATAAGAAACGAGTTTTCTACGAAGAGAATGTAGGTAGAGAAGAAGTGGTGTTATTTGAAAATGATATTCACAATGGATTAATGGAAGGCTTTACTGATAATTATGTTAGAGTTGTTGCCAAATATGATCCGATTTTGATTAATGAACTGAAGAAAGTTAGGTTGACTGGATTAAATTCTGACGGATTGATGAAAGTAGAGGATGTTGAGACAGAGGTTATAGCCCATTAA
- the tsaD gene encoding tRNA (adenosine(37)-N6)-threonylcarbamoyltransferase complex transferase subunit TsaD has product MDINILAIESSCDETSAAVVQNGKVLNNIIATQSVHEKYGGVVPELASRAHQQHIVPVVEQALSDANISKKDLKAVAFTQGPGLLGALLVGSSFAKSLSSALKIPLIGVNHMQAHILAHFIEEPKPKFPFLCLTVSGGHTQIVKVNDYLDMEILGETKDDAVGEAFDKIAKIIGLPYPGGPMIDKHAKNGNQDAYQFPETEMPGFNYSFSGIKTAVLYFLQNNSQKDANFVKDNLDDICASVQHRLIMTLLQKLKKASKHTGIKEIAIAGGVSANSYLRKMLAETGEEFMWNTYIPKFEYCTDNAGMIAMTAHFKYQNQEFLGMDAAPIPRMKFSADKNK; this is encoded by the coding sequence ATGGATATCAATATTTTAGCCATCGAGTCTTCTTGTGATGAAACATCAGCAGCAGTAGTTCAAAACGGGAAAGTACTTAATAATATTATTGCTACTCAATCTGTTCACGAGAAATACGGAGGCGTAGTTCCCGAATTGGCTTCCCGTGCACATCAACAGCATATAGTACCAGTAGTAGAACAAGCACTTTCCGATGCAAATATAAGCAAGAAGGATTTAAAAGCAGTAGCTTTTACTCAAGGACCCGGACTTTTGGGAGCATTATTAGTGGGTAGCAGTTTTGCGAAGTCTTTATCTTCTGCTTTGAAAATACCATTAATTGGTGTCAATCACATGCAAGCTCATATTTTAGCTCATTTTATTGAAGAACCAAAGCCCAAATTTCCGTTTTTATGTTTGACGGTAAGTGGGGGGCATACCCAAATCGTGAAAGTGAATGACTATTTGGATATGGAGATTTTAGGTGAAACTAAAGATGATGCGGTAGGAGAGGCTTTTGATAAAATTGCTAAAATAATCGGATTGCCTTATCCAGGTGGGCCAATGATCGACAAGCATGCTAAAAACGGTAATCAGGATGCATATCAATTTCCTGAAACTGAAATGCCAGGCTTTAATTATTCTTTTAGCGGAATTAAAACAGCGGTATTGTATTTTTTGCAAAACAATAGTCAAAAAGATGCTAATTTTGTTAAGGATAATTTGGATGATATTTGTGCTAGTGTTCAGCATCGATTGATTATGACTTTGTTGCAGAAATTAAAAAAGGCTTCAAAGCATACTGGAATAAAAGAAATAGCGATTGCGGGAGGGGTTTCTGCCAATTCCTATTTAAGAAAAATGTTAGCCGAAACAGGAGAAGAGTTCATGTGGAATACCTACATTCCTAAGTTTGAATATTGCACGGATAACGCAGGCATGATTGCGATGACAGCACATTTTAAATATCAGAATCAAGAGTTTTTAGGTATGGATGCAGCGCCAATACCACGAATGAAATTTTCAGCTGATAAAAATAAATGA
- a CDS encoding thioesterase family protein: MREFFKIGDKKEHPFQVKVQDVAHFEQQAVHDVCATFTLAREIEWASRLFVLDMLEEGEEGIGTHLTIEHLSPALLGDEVIIVAEYAGIEEREIICEFEVKVGDRIVAKGTTGQKILQKEKLAKIFDQLSK; the protein is encoded by the coding sequence ATGAGGGAATTTTTCAAAATAGGAGATAAAAAGGAACATCCTTTCCAAGTTAAAGTTCAAGATGTGGCACATTTTGAACAACAAGCCGTACACGATGTATGCGCTACCTTTACTTTAGCTAGAGAAATTGAATGGGCTTCTCGTTTATTTGTTTTGGATATGTTAGAAGAAGGAGAGGAGGGAATCGGAACACATTTAACAATTGAACATTTGTCTCCTGCTTTACTAGGAGATGAGGTTATTATTGTAGCGGAATATGCTGGTATAGAAGAAAGGGAAATAATTTGTGAGTTTGAGGTTAAAGTAGGAGATAGAATAGTTGCGAAAGGCACAACGGGTCAAAAAATCCTCCAAAAGGAAAAATTAGCCAAGATTTTCGATCAACTTTCAAAATAA
- a CDS encoding HNH endonuclease, with translation MKIGSKRALVLNQDYSPITVCSIPKAFLLLFLQKAELIEKDEKHQLRSVDRSFPFPSVIRLTNYVNMPYKGVMLTRQNVFKRDGHECQYCGTSKDLTLDHLIPRSKGGKSKWTNLVTACKRCNARKGNNTPEESELKLKRPPFKPNYVMFIRDFSGQIDEKWMPFLKTKQMSA, from the coding sequence ATGAAGATTGGTTCCAAGCGCGCGTTAGTTTTAAATCAGGATTATAGTCCTATAACAGTTTGTAGTATTCCTAAGGCTTTTTTATTGTTGTTTTTGCAAAAAGCTGAGCTGATTGAAAAGGACGAAAAACACCAACTTCGTTCAGTCGATCGCTCTTTTCCTTTTCCGTCCGTAATTCGCTTAACCAATTACGTAAATATGCCCTATAAAGGCGTTATGTTAACCCGTCAAAATGTTTTTAAAAGAGATGGCCATGAATGCCAATATTGCGGTACATCTAAAGATCTTACTTTAGATCATTTGATTCCACGTTCGAAAGGAGGTAAATCTAAATGGACTAATTTGGTGACTGCTTGCAAGCGATGTAATGCCAGAAAGGGAAATAATACCCCAGAAGAAAGCGAATTGAAATTGAAAAGACCGCCTTTCAAACCTAATTACGTGATGTTTATTCGAGATTTTTCTGGGCAAATAGATGAGAAGTGGATGCCTTTTTTGAAAACTAAGCAAATGAGTGCATAA
- the smpB gene encoding SsrA-binding protein encodes MSDKKEFSTSVTVKNKKARFEYEWLDTYLTGIVLQGTEIKAIRLHKVSLQEAYCYIHRGEVFVKGMHIGHYELGTHYNHEEKRERKLLLKKQEIGKIRKRMEEKGLTLIPTKLFINNRGLAKLEIALAKGKKIHDKRDSIKDKDMKRELSKMKF; translated from the coding sequence ATGAGTGATAAAAAAGAGTTTAGTACTTCGGTTACCGTCAAGAATAAGAAAGCTCGATTTGAGTATGAATGGTTGGATACCTACCTGACAGGCATCGTTTTACAAGGAACTGAAATAAAAGCTATTCGCTTGCATAAAGTAAGTTTGCAGGAAGCATATTGCTATATTCATAGAGGAGAGGTTTTTGTAAAAGGAATGCATATTGGTCATTATGAGTTAGGAACTCACTATAACCATGAGGAAAAGCGAGAACGGAAATTGCTTTTGAAGAAGCAAGAGATTGGAAAAATAAGGAAAAGGATGGAAGAAAAGGGCTTAACGCTTATTCCGACCAAACTTTTTATTAATAATAGAGGATTAGCTAAATTAGAAATAGCCTTGGCAAAAGGTAAAAAAATACACGACAAAAGAGATAGTATCAAGGATAAAGATATGAAGCGTGAACTATCAAAAATGAAATTTTAA
- a CDS encoding C40 family peptidase yields the protein MISIGDKGISRLSIVPVRGEASDASEMIDQLLFGDHYTVLDVKKDSKWIKIEVYFDGYQGWIDAKQFHYITDDYFEQINNSDYKICTDLTASILYHKNLLPVTMGAIIPISTNEIFKVEEHLGFNGESKSLSARRDFEFLNGIAKRYLNAPYLWGGKSPFGIDCSGFTQMVFKICGYSLKRDSSQQVEQGKIVEKLEDALPGDLAFFRNEHKKVTHVGILLENQEIIHASGKVKIDFLDENGIFNAEQKGYTHYLTDIRRVIA from the coding sequence ATGATATCAATAGGGGATAAAGGTATTAGTAGGTTAAGCATTGTTCCGGTACGGGGGGAAGCTTCTGATGCATCGGAAATGATTGACCAATTATTGTTTGGAGATCATTATACAGTCTTAGATGTAAAAAAAGATTCTAAATGGATTAAGATAGAGGTCTATTTTGACGGTTATCAAGGTTGGATCGATGCGAAGCAGTTTCACTACATTACCGATGATTATTTTGAACAAATCAATAATTCTGATTATAAGATTTGCACTGATTTAACCGCATCGATTTTATATCATAAAAATTTATTGCCTGTCACAATGGGCGCCATCATCCCTATTTCCACTAATGAGATTTTTAAAGTGGAGGAACATCTTGGTTTTAACGGAGAGTCCAAATCTTTAAGTGCGAGGAGAGACTTTGAATTTCTTAATGGCATTGCAAAAAGATATTTAAATGCACCCTATTTATGGGGAGGGAAGTCACCTTTCGGCATCGATTGTTCTGGTTTTACGCAAATGGTTTTTAAAATATGTGGATATAGTTTGAAACGTGATTCATCTCAACAAGTGGAGCAAGGAAAAATTGTGGAAAAATTGGAAGATGCGCTGCCTGGAGATTTAGCTTTTTTTAGAAACGAGCATAAAAAGGTAACTCACGTGGGCATTTTACTTGAAAATCAAGAGATTATCCATGCTTCGGGCAAAGTGAAAATTGATTTTTTAGATGAAAACGGCATTTTCAATGCTGAACAAAAGGGATATACTCATTATTTAACGGATATACGTAGGGTAATAGCTTAA
- a CDS encoding glutamine synthetase III family protein, whose protein sequence is MAHLRFNALDIVSKRTTDRIEAPSNKISDYFAKDVFSLDQMKASLAPNVFKKVSSAIDKGKKIDMETADQIASAVKSWAIEKGVTHYTHWFQPLTGSTAEKHDSFFNAQKGLEVFAGSMLVQQEPDASSFPNGGLRTTFEARGYTAWDPSSPMFIFGRTLCIPTIFVAYTGEALDHKAPLLKAVEAVDQAATKVVQLFDRNVNRVNASLGCEQEYFVVDKALFNARPDLLMSGRTLFGHNPARGQQLDDHYFGSIPSRIYNYMKEFEIECLKLGIPISTRHNEVAPSQFEAAPLFEDINVATDHNSLMMDVMRRVAARHDLEVLFHEKPFAGLNGSGKHNNWSLITNTGVNLFQPSNSARENLLFLVFLVNTIKAVAENGELLRASIASASNDHRLGANEAPPAVMSVFIGSQLTAVLDELEEKGNIKIDKGDNMYMKLGIDKIPQIILDNTDRNRTSPFAFTGNKFEFRAVGSDQNVAQPMSILNLIMAEQLNEFHAAVKAEMGKGTDKKIAIVNILRKYIKESKKVRFEGDGYSDDWEKEAEKRGLPNVKNTPRALESFVTDKAKKLFARHNVMTPEELEARNEIYLENYIMKIQIESRLMGDIALNQIIPTAVKYQNTLAQNAKNLSALKLDNSEILKNIELISGYTKDLRSLVHEMIEERKELNQIEDTTQRATKYCDDVKEAYFDKIRYAADKLELYVDDELWPLPKYRELLFLR, encoded by the coding sequence ATGGCTCATTTAAGATTCAACGCACTCGATATCGTTTCGAAAAGAACAACGGACAGAATCGAGGCACCATCCAACAAAATTTCAGACTATTTTGCAAAGGATGTATTTTCATTAGACCAAATGAAAGCTTCATTGGCTCCAAATGTTTTTAAAAAAGTAAGTAGTGCCATTGATAAGGGCAAGAAAATAGATATGGAAACGGCAGATCAAATTGCATCTGCGGTAAAATCTTGGGCAATAGAAAAAGGCGTAACCCATTACACACACTGGTTTCAGCCTTTAACTGGATCAACAGCCGAAAAACATGATTCTTTCTTTAATGCACAAAAAGGACTTGAAGTATTCGCAGGCTCTATGTTGGTTCAACAAGAACCAGATGCTTCTTCTTTTCCCAATGGAGGTTTAAGAACTACATTTGAAGCTCGAGGATATACCGCCTGGGATCCATCTTCTCCAATGTTTATTTTCGGAAGAACACTTTGTATCCCAACTATATTTGTAGCCTATACAGGTGAGGCATTAGATCATAAAGCGCCCTTACTTAAAGCTGTAGAAGCTGTTGATCAGGCCGCAACTAAAGTGGTACAATTATTTGACAGAAACGTAAATAGAGTAAACGCATCCTTAGGTTGTGAGCAGGAATATTTTGTAGTAGATAAAGCGCTATTCAATGCAAGACCTGATTTATTAATGTCTGGAAGGACTCTTTTTGGACATAATCCTGCAAGAGGTCAGCAGTTAGACGATCACTACTTTGGTTCTATTCCAAGTAGAATCTATAATTATATGAAAGAATTTGAAATTGAATGCTTAAAACTAGGTATTCCAATTTCAACACGCCACAATGAAGTAGCCCCAAGCCAATTTGAGGCAGCTCCATTATTTGAGGACATCAATGTAGCGACTGACCACAATAGTTTGATGATGGATGTTATGAGAAGAGTAGCTGCCAGACATGATTTGGAAGTACTTTTCCATGAGAAACCATTCGCAGGATTAAACGGAAGTGGAAAACACAATAACTGGTCGTTAATTACCAATACCGGAGTTAACCTTTTCCAACCAAGCAATAGTGCAAGAGAAAATTTACTATTCTTAGTTTTCTTAGTCAATACAATCAAAGCAGTAGCTGAAAATGGAGAACTTTTAAGAGCCTCCATTGCCTCTGCAAGTAATGATCACAGATTGGGTGCAAATGAAGCACCACCGGCAGTGATGTCCGTTTTTATTGGCTCGCAGCTCACCGCAGTATTAGATGAATTAGAGGAAAAAGGTAATATCAAAATTGATAAAGGGGATAATATGTACATGAAATTGGGCATAGACAAAATACCTCAAATTATTTTGGATAATACGGATAGAAATAGAACCTCGCCCTTTGCTTTCACAGGAAACAAATTTGAATTCAGAGCAGTAGGTTCAGATCAAAATGTGGCACAGCCAATGTCCATTTTGAATTTGATTATGGCAGAGCAATTGAACGAATTCCATGCTGCAGTTAAAGCTGAAATGGGTAAAGGAACCGACAAGAAAATAGCCATTGTCAATATCCTGAGAAAGTATATCAAGGAATCGAAAAAAGTAAGATTCGAAGGAGATGGCTACTCGGACGATTGGGAAAAAGAAGCAGAGAAAAGAGGTCTTCCTAATGTAAAAAACACACCAAGAGCATTGGAATCTTTTGTTACTGATAAAGCCAAAAAACTTTTTGCTAGGCATAATGTAATGACTCCAGAGGAGCTAGAAGCTAGAAATGAAATCTATTTGGAGAATTACATCATGAAAATCCAAATTGAGTCTAGGTTAATGGGAGATATTGCGTTGAATCAGATCATCCCTACTGCTGTAAAGTATCAAAACACATTGGCACAAAATGCTAAGAACCTAAGCGCTTTAAAATTAGATAATTCTGAAATCTTGAAAAATATCGAATTGATTTCAGGATATACTAAAGATTTGAGAAGCTTAGTACATGAAATGATCGAAGAAAGAAAGGAGCTTAATCAAATTGAAGATACTACTCAAAGAGCTACCAAGTATTGTGACGATGTAAAAGAAGCCTATTTTGATAAAATCAGGTATGCTGCCGACAAATTAGAGCTATACGTAGACGATGAGCTATGGCCGTTACCAAAATACAGAGAATTATTATTCTTGAGATAA